From a single Anaerolineales bacterium genomic region:
- a CDS encoding carbon-nitrogen hydrolase family protein, with protein MAGKTKIRAAAVQFGVVADVAANLQTCLRMIDEAAKVKPDVMVLPEFVNHIAWYRDAAHCYGTAVSLDDDFIHAIGGKAKEHNCYIKINVTLKRDGGKVSGTNILFDPAGNVVGLTDKQILMGNENNFLEKSTMIAPIIETEMGQVGMYACMDGVIPEVARALAVRRPQLLLNSLNSFAHDEASLHIPVRAAENKVFVVAANKVGSLVPEEMREAVAARLKIDPSFLEGAGESQIVAPDGTVLAKAPMKGEAVVFADIDLSEADNKLRPDGTDILSARRPELYAPLGVESQSGGKTPGVESLLAGAGQVSASGKEAVDSALKMIAEGERAGVKLIVLPELFHITNLESAEKESVEMIRALQSELKDAYVATSIVEDGAHVGVLFNKSGVVLKQPQLHTSGRHAWSKLGDEVNVFDAEWGRVALVIGNDAIYPETFRLAALKDVEVVAVPTMILEKWEVELGFKERAAENRMNVIVASKSDSGIYAITEDFTLWTEWKNRPFDGNINYPVITMAQGDGLTIAEIHPAAAVNKMVSHRTDVLNGRPWKLAEPLISR; from the coding sequence TTGGCTGGAAAAACTAAAATTCGAGCGGCGGCGGTGCAGTTCGGCGTGGTGGCGGATGTCGCCGCGAACCTGCAAACTTGTCTGCGGATGATCGATGAAGCGGCGAAGGTCAAGCCGGATGTGATGGTGTTGCCTGAATTTGTCAATCACATCGCCTGGTATCGTGACGCGGCTCATTGCTACGGGACGGCTGTTTCGCTCGACGACGACTTTATCCACGCGATAGGCGGAAAAGCCAAAGAGCATAACTGCTATATCAAGATCAACGTCACCTTGAAGCGGGATGGTGGCAAGGTTTCGGGGACCAATATTTTGTTCGACCCAGCGGGGAATGTGGTCGGGTTGACGGATAAGCAGATTTTGATGGGCAATGAAAATAACTTCCTTGAAAAGTCCACGATGATCGCGCCGATCATTGAAACAGAAATGGGGCAAGTGGGCATGTACGCCTGCATGGACGGGGTCATCCCTGAAGTGGCGCGGGCATTGGCGGTGCGTCGTCCGCAGTTGTTGCTCAATAGCCTGAATTCATTTGCGCATGATGAAGCGTCGCTGCATATTCCTGTGCGGGCGGCGGAGAATAAGGTGTTCGTCGTCGCGGCGAATAAGGTTGGGTCGTTGGTGCCTGAAGAGATGCGCGAGGCTGTTGCAGCGCGGTTGAAAATTGACCCAAGTTTTCTCGAAGGCGCTGGCGAGAGTCAGATTGTCGCGCCTGATGGGACGGTGTTAGCCAAGGCGCCGATGAAAGGCGAAGCGGTGGTCTTCGCGGATATTGACTTGAGCGAAGCCGATAATAAACTTCGTCCTGATGGCACGGATATTTTGTCCGCGCGCAGACCTGAGTTGTATGCGCCGCTTGGGGTGGAGTCGCAGAGTGGCGGGAAAACGCCTGGGGTGGAGAGTCTGCTTGCGGGGGCGGGGCAGGTTTCGGCGTCAGGAAAAGAGGCGGTTGATTCAGCGTTGAAGATGATTGCGGAGGGGGAAAGGGCTGGAGTTAAGTTAATTGTCCTCCCAGAGTTATTCCACATCACGAATTTAGAAAGCGCTGAAAAAGAATCGGTTGAGATGATTCGCGCGTTGCAAAGCGAATTGAAAGATGCGTATGTGGCGACGTCGATTGTGGAAGATGGGGCGCATGTGGGGGTGCTGTTCAATAAAAGCGGCGTGGTGTTGAAGCAGCCGCAATTGCATACGTCGGGACGTCATGCGTGGTCGAAGTTGGGGGACGAAGTGAATGTGTTTGATGCCGAGTGGGGACGCGTTGCGTTGGTGATCGGCAATGATGCCATCTACCCTGAGACGTTTCGACTCGCGGCGTTGAAGGATGTGGAAGTGGTGGCGGTGCCGACGATGATCTTGGAAAAGTGGGAAGTGGAATTGGGTTTCAAAGAACGCGCGGCTGAGAACCGCATGAATGTGATTGTGGCGAGTAAAAGTGACAGCGGTATTTATGCCATCACTGAAGATTTTACGCTGTGGACGGAATGGAAGAACCGACCGTTCGATGGCAATATCAATTATCCCGTGATAACAATGGCGCAAGGCGATGGCTTGACGATTGCGGAAATTCATCCTGCGGCGGCGGTCAATAAGATGGTTTCGCATCGCACGGATGTTTTGAATGGCAGACCGTGGAAGTTGGCAGAGCCGTTGATTTCAAGATAA
- a CDS encoding S-layer homology domain-containing protein, translated as MNFKKLLLAKGIRAFRVLFVGTLILSAMVFTSVHAEGGPDLIIEKTQSSSFTQGDTGVAYIITVKNIGDAPTSGEVTAKVFPDLPESLTATGMSGFGWTCSVEILECTRNDVLPGGAFSYPIITLTVNVALNAPPQVVVPFIVEGGGDVEYANNEAAEPTTITQVPDLVISKSHTDIFSQGDQNKTYTIIVTNSGYASTDNSLVTVVDTLPAGLTPLYLEGDNWDCDLETLTCTRIGVLPVGESYDTITLTVNVDYDAPTNLTNTVVVSGGGERDTTNNISEDPTEIGQKSDLIITNVTISPTFIKPEDAFDVNITVKNQGGITTESIVYRDVYIGNDPSEFIDPETGCPFDEGDYFRSDYNDGLPPDAIDTKAVSVADGLTIGIHQIWVYVDATCINQESIETNNVYGPVNVTVGVNTFQDVPTTHSAWQWVERLYSAGITGGCATSPLKYCPNNAVTRAQMAVFLLRGIHGSSHTPPAVGGSTGFSDVPVTHPFAAWIKQLAADGITGGCGAGIYCPNNPVTRAQMAIFLLRAKHGSSYTPPSVNGDTGFNDVPVSHSAAAWIKQLAAEGITGGCGGGNYCPNNPVTRAQMAIFLVRTFNLP; from the coding sequence ATGAATTTTAAAAAGCTGCTACTTGCAAAGGGTATCCGCGCTTTCCGTGTTTTATTTGTGGGGACATTAATTTTGTCTGCGATGGTGTTTACTTCTGTTCATGCTGAGGGCGGACCGGATCTGATAATTGAAAAAACTCAGAGCAGTTCCTTTACGCAGGGGGATACAGGAGTTGCTTATATTATTACAGTGAAGAACATAGGGGATGCTCCTACAAGTGGAGAGGTGACTGCCAAAGTGTTCCCTGACCTTCCCGAGAGTTTAACAGCAACTGGCATGTCGGGATTCGGATGGACATGTAGTGTGGAAATCCTAGAATGTACTCGCAATGACGTCCTGCCGGGCGGGGCATTCAGTTATCCTATAATTACGCTGACTGTAAATGTTGCATTAAATGCCCCGCCACAGGTTGTGGTTCCATTCATTGTTGAGGGTGGAGGGGATGTGGAATATGCAAATAATGAAGCCGCGGAACCCACAACAATTACACAAGTCCCTGACCTTGTAATAAGCAAGAGTCATACCGATATTTTTTCCCAAGGAGATCAAAACAAAACTTATACCATAATTGTGACCAATAGCGGTTATGCATCTACAGACAATTCACTGGTGACTGTCGTTGACACTTTGCCTGCTGGTTTAACACCTTTGTATTTGGAGGGAGATAATTGGGATTGTGATCTCGAGACTTTGACCTGTACTCGGATTGGTGTTTTGCCAGTAGGGGAGAGCTACGATACGATCACCCTTACAGTAAATGTGGATTACGATGCGCCAACCAACCTAACTAATACCGTGGTTGTTAGTGGCGGTGGAGAGAGGGATACCACTAATAATATTTCTGAAGACCCCACTGAAATTGGTCAAAAATCCGATCTTATAATTACCAATGTGACCATTTCGCCAACCTTCATAAAACCTGAAGATGCTTTTGATGTGAACATTACTGTTAAAAATCAGGGCGGAATTACAACCGAAAGTATCGTCTATAGGGATGTTTATATTGGTAATGATCCATCGGAATTTATCGATCCCGAAACCGGGTGTCCTTTTGATGAAGGGGATTATTTTCGATCCGATTACAACGACGGTCTCCCTCCAGATGCCATAGATACAAAAGCAGTTTCAGTTGCTGATGGACTTACGATTGGTATTCATCAGATTTGGGTATATGTTGATGCGACTTGCATTAATCAGGAAAGCATCGAAACGAATAATGTTTATGGACCGGTTAATGTAACGGTCGGTGTTAATACCTTTCAAGATGTTCCCACAACTCATTCTGCATGGCAATGGGTTGAGAGGCTTTATTCGGCAGGTATTACTGGTGGCTGTGCGACCTCGCCATTGAAATACTGTCCTAATAATGCAGTGACCCGTGCTCAGATGGCAGTTTTCCTTTTGCGTGGTATTCATGGATCCAGTCACACTCCGCCTGCGGTGGGGGGCAGTACTGGTTTTAGTGATGTGCCAGTGACCCATCCCTTTGCAGCTTGGATCAAGCAACTGGCAGCAGATGGGATTACAGGTGGATGTGGTGCTGGTATCTATTGCCCTAACAATCCCGTTACACGTGCGCAGATGGCAATTTTCCTCCTGCGTGCCAAACACGGGAGTAGTTACACTCCACCTTCAGTGAATGGCGATACTGGTTTCAATGATGTGCCGGTAAGCCATTCGGCGGCGGCATGGATCAAGCAGCTGGCAGCGGAGGGGATTACAGGCGGATGTGGCGGCGGGAATTATTGTCCCAACAATCCGGTTACCCGTGCGCAAATGGCGATTTTCTTGGTTCGGACTTTCAATTTGCCATAG
- the rfbA gene encoding glucose-1-phosphate thymidylyltransferase RfbA, whose translation MKGIILAGGRGTRLYPLTTAVSKQLLPVYDKPMIYYPLSMLMLAGIQDILIVSTPDDLPAIRKLLGDGKTWGLEFTYLAQNEPRGLADAFLVGRDFVAGEKVCLILGDNIFFGQGISQQLRQASALQKGALIFAYPVHDPRRYGVVEIDEQGMAIHLEEKPKKPRSHYAIPGLYFYDERVVKFAEQLQPSARGEIEITDLNRMYLELGELQVIQFGRGVAWLDAGSPESLLQAANFVQTVEERQGLMISSPEEIAYRLGFIDGNQLIDLARRIGDNSYGNYLLKLVGDNL comes from the coding sequence ATGAAAGGTATCATTCTCGCAGGTGGACGCGGTACGCGCTTGTATCCATTAACAACGGCGGTGAGTAAACAATTATTGCCTGTTTATGATAAGCCGATGATTTACTATCCTCTATCGATGCTAATGTTGGCGGGAATTCAAGATATTCTTATTGTCAGTACTCCTGACGATTTGCCTGCTATACGAAAACTCTTGGGAGATGGAAAAACTTGGGGGTTGGAGTTTACTTATCTTGCGCAAAACGAACCGCGCGGATTGGCAGATGCTTTTCTAGTTGGCAGAGATTTTGTTGCAGGCGAAAAGGTCTGTCTAATTCTCGGGGACAACATTTTTTTCGGGCAGGGTATTTCTCAGCAATTAAGACAAGCTTCCGCCTTGCAGAAGGGTGCGTTGATTTTTGCCTACCCGGTACACGATCCTCGGCGGTACGGTGTGGTAGAAATTGATGAACAAGGAATGGCAATTCATCTGGAGGAAAAACCCAAAAAACCACGTTCGCATTATGCCATTCCAGGGTTGTATTTCTACGATGAAAGAGTCGTGAAATTTGCAGAGCAACTACAGCCATCTGCGCGAGGCGAGATTGAGATCACGGACTTAAACCGCATGTATTTGGAATTGGGGGAGTTGCAGGTGATCCAATTTGGACGTGGGGTTGCGTGGTTGGATGCGGGATCGCCGGAGTCCCTTTTACAAGCCGCAAATTTTGTTCAGACTGTGGAGGAACGTCAAGGGTTGATGATTTCCTCGCCTGAGGAAATAGCCTATAGACTAGGCTTTATTGATGGTAATCAGTTAATCGATTTAGCTCGCCGGATTGGCGACAATAGCTATGGCAACTATCTCTTGAAACTTGTTGGTGATAATCTTTGA
- a CDS encoding FAD-dependent monooxygenase, whose translation MNSNQLPILIAGAGPVGLSLALALSRAGIPAEVFEMDAELNTQIRASTFHPKTLEMFKEWGVVDEIIQHGYKVDRLQYWERAPRRLIADFDYGCISDDTPYPYRLQCPQHIATRVLKPAVEATAMGKVHMGHKLIDFVDHCTHVTARFETASGIVEREGSYIVGADGTHSAVRKQLNIGFQGKTYEDRFLLIGSDLNTEDLLPGAAQVCYIFDPQEWVIILNLPDIVRVVFRMTDDEKEDVAMKEENLRARISNFFGKVPDYRIKTTQLYRVHQRVADTFRVGRALLVGDSAHNNNPSGGMGMNSGIHDAVNLTEKFIRIWNGESDSILDDYSNERRQYAVESVQLYTDQQYNNMVMSAEEERERRNTSLSGAASDRAKARAYLLKASMLEERI comes from the coding sequence GTGAACAGTAATCAGTTGCCCATCCTCATTGCTGGCGCGGGTCCTGTGGGGCTTTCGTTGGCGTTGGCGCTTTCCCGTGCGGGCATTCCTGCCGAGGTTTTCGAAATGGATGCTGAACTCAACACGCAGATCCGCGCTAGCACGTTTCATCCCAAAACGCTTGAGATGTTCAAAGAGTGGGGTGTGGTGGATGAGATCATCCAGCATGGATACAAAGTAGATCGCTTGCAGTATTGGGAACGCGCTCCGCGCCGCCTCATCGCGGACTTTGACTATGGTTGCATTTCAGACGACACTCCCTACCCGTATCGTTTGCAGTGCCCGCAGCATATCGCCACGCGCGTGCTGAAGCCTGCCGTCGAAGCGACTGCAATGGGAAAAGTCCACATGGGGCATAAACTCATTGACTTTGTTGACCACTGCACACACGTTACGGCGCGATTTGAAACTGCGAGTGGAATTGTCGAACGCGAAGGCTCGTACATCGTCGGCGCGGACGGGACGCATAGCGCTGTCCGTAAGCAGTTGAACATTGGCTTTCAAGGCAAGACCTACGAAGATCGCTTCCTGCTCATTGGCAGTGACTTGAATACCGAAGACCTGCTCCCAGGCGCGGCACAAGTCTGTTACATCTTTGACCCGCAGGAATGGGTCATCATTTTGAATCTGCCTGATATTGTCCGCGTGGTGTTTCGCATGACGGATGATGAAAAAGAAGATGTTGCAATGAAGGAAGAAAATTTGCGGGCGCGGATTTCCAACTTCTTTGGCAAAGTCCCTGATTACAGAATCAAGACCACTCAGCTGTATCGCGTCCATCAGCGTGTGGCGGATACCTTCCGTGTGGGGCGGGCGTTGCTGGTAGGCGACTCGGCGCACAACAATAATCCGTCAGGCGGCATGGGCATGAATAGCGGAATCCACGACGCGGTGAATTTGACAGAGAAATTCATCCGCATTTGGAACGGCGAGTCGGATTCCATTTTGGATGATTACTCGAATGAACGTAGGCAGTATGCGGTGGAGTCTGTGCAACTCTATACCGACCAGCAATACAACAACATGGTGATGAGCGCGGAAGAAGAACGCGAGCGCAGGAATACGTCGCTTTCGGGTGCGGCGAGTGACCGTGCAAAGGCAAGGGCATATTTGTTAAAGGCATCCATGTTGGAAGAAAGAATCTAA
- the rfbB gene encoding dTDP-glucose 4,6-dehydratase produces the protein MKNILVTGGAGFIGSNFIRYLLHAETDVHVVNLDALTYAGSLENLKDVADDPRYAFVQGNICDTESVEQLLRERNIDTIVHFAAESHVDRSILGPRQFIETNVMGTFSMLEAARKVWLQDKHLKNVRFHHVSTDEVFGSLAPGEPAWTEDTPYAPNSPYAASKAASDHLVRSYGQTYKLPYTISNCSNNYGPYQFPEKLIPLMILNAMEGKPLPVYGDGQQIRDWLHVEDHCEAIHLVLTKGSIGSTYNIGGENQPANLTIVETICEILDEVSPDSPHKPHGNLIQFVADRPGHDRRYDMDTHKISAELGWRPRHTLTEGLMDTVNWYLSHPEWISVIRQQQEYQGWLEANYKSR, from the coding sequence ATGAAAAACATACTCGTCACCGGTGGCGCCGGATTTATCGGTTCGAACTTTATCCGTTATTTGCTTCACGCAGAAACGGATGTTCATGTTGTCAACCTTGATGCGCTGACCTACGCTGGCAGCCTTGAAAATCTCAAAGATGTGGCGGACGATCCGCGCTATGCCTTTGTTCAGGGAAACATTTGTGATACGGAATCGGTCGAGCAGTTGTTGAGAGAACGCAATATTGATACCATCGTCCACTTTGCAGCCGAGTCGCACGTCGACCGCTCCATTCTTGGACCAAGACAATTTATCGAAACCAATGTCATGGGAACGTTCTCCATGCTGGAAGCGGCGCGCAAAGTTTGGCTTCAAGATAAGCATCTGAAGAATGTACGTTTTCACCACGTTTCCACCGATGAGGTCTTTGGATCACTCGCCCCCGGCGAACCTGCCTGGACGGAGGACACGCCCTACGCACCCAACTCGCCCTATGCCGCATCCAAGGCTGCAAGCGACCATCTTGTCCGCTCCTATGGGCAGACGTACAAATTGCCTTATACGATCAGCAATTGCTCCAATAATTACGGACCCTATCAATTTCCTGAAAAACTCATTCCGCTGATGATTCTGAATGCCATGGAAGGGAAGCCCCTGCCTGTCTATGGGGATGGTCAGCAGATTCGCGACTGGCTGCATGTGGAAGATCATTGTGAAGCCATCCACCTTGTTCTGACAAAAGGGAGTATCGGTTCGACGTATAATATCGGAGGCGAAAACCAGCCTGCCAATTTGACCATTGTTGAGACCATCTGTGAGATTTTGGATGAAGTCTCTCCCGACTCGCCTCACAAACCGCACGGGAACTTGATCCAATTTGTGGCGGACCGCCCCGGGCATGACCGCCGTTATGACATGGATACGCACAAGATCAGCGCGGAATTGGGCTGGCGCCCGCGTCACACCCTGACCGAGGGACTGATGGACACGGTCAACTGGTATCTCTCCCACCCTGAGTGGATTTCCGTCATCCGTCAACAACAGGAATATCAGGGTTGGCTGGAAGCGAACTACAAATCACGTTAG